A window of Massilia sp. NR 4-1 genomic DNA:
TGGTGGCGGTACTGGCCGTGGCCCTGCTGTACTTCACCCTGCACGGCTACCTGGGCTGGGCCTCCTATGCCGGCCTGCTCCTGCTGGGAGGCGCGATCGCCGCGCTGCGCCTGCTGCATTTGCGCAGCCGCCGCGCGCTGGCCCTGGCCCTGGTGTTGTGTTTGGGCTTCATCGGCGTGCAGAAGAGCGCCTCCTCGCTGGCGCGCGAACGCGTCGCGGCCGCCCTGCACAAGCAAGACGGCGCCGCCCAGCTGCTCGACGTCGCGCTGACGGCTTTCCCGGCCCAGCCCCTGTGCTGGAGCTTCGCCGCCATCGAGCGCAATGAAGCGCGCGACAGCTACCGCGTGCGGCGCGGCATGCTCAGCCTGGCACCCGCCTGGCTGCCGCCTGCCCAATGCCCGGCCAGCATGCTTGACCCCGCGCCGCCGCGCACCGTCCAGGCCGGCGTGCTGCTGCACAGCGAATGGAACGGCAGCCTGTCCCTGTTGCGCCGTTTGCGGGAAAGCGACTGCCAGCTCGACGCCTGGCTGCGTTTTGCCCGCATCCCCGCCGTCGACAGCGGGCACGCCAGCGACCTGCGCTTCACCAGCACCCCGCGCGGCAATTTCACCACCATGGACGTCGCCAGCGGCGCGCCGCGCGCCTGCCCCGCCCACATCCCGCGCTGGGGCCAGCCGCGCAGTGATCTGCTGACCCGCCCCTGAACTGCCTTTCCGGTCTACGGTATGATGCCGCTCCATGAATGCCACTGATTCCCGCTTTTCCGCGCCGCTGTTCGGCAAGCCTGCCGATGGCTGGCGCGCGCGCCTGTACACCATTATTTTTGAATCCGATACCCGCAGCGGACGCGCTTTCGATCTGCTGCTGATCGCCGCTATTGCGCTCAGCGTGGCCGCGGTGGTGGCGGGCAGCGTGGCGTCCATCGCCGCCGAATGGGGTGCCTGGCTGCAGGCGGCGGAGTGGGTCTTCACCGCATTGTTCACGCTGGAGTATCTGGCCCGCCTGGCTTGCGTCCAGCGCCCGCTGGCGTATGCACGCAGCTTCTTCGGCGCGATCGACCTGCTGGCGATCCTGCCCACCTATCTGTCCTGGTTTGTGCCCGGTGCGCATGTGCTGCTGGATGTGCGCATCCTGCGTCTGCTGCGCATGTTCCGCGTCCTCAAGCTCACCAAGTACATCGAGGAATACGGCATGCTGGCCAGCGCCCTGGTCGCCAGCCGGCGCAAGATCCTGATCTTCCTGTCGGTGGTGATGATGATCGTGCTGCTGCTGGGGACCGTGATGTATGTGGTGGAGGGCGCCGAGAGCGGTTTCACCAGCATCCCGACCGCCGTCTACTGGGCCATCAGCGCCATGACCACGGTGGGCTTCGGCGACCTGGTGCCGAAGACCGATCTGGGACGCGCCATCGCCTCGGTCATGATGCTGCTGGGTTGGAGCATCCTGGCCGTGCCGACCGGGATCATCAGCTCGGAGATCAGCTACCAGCGCGCGGGCCAGTTGCGCTGGCGGCGCGCCTGCGCCGCTTGTGGCGCCGGCGGCCACGAGGACGGCGCGCGCTTCTGCAAGAACTGCGGCAAGGCGCTGCCGGCGCATGCCGACACCGCCGCAGGCAAGGGCGGCTGAGCATGGATCGCCTGCACCTGATGACGGTCTTTGTCGCCGTGGCCGAGGAGGAAAGCTTTGCCGGGGGGGCGCGCCGCCTGGGCATGTCGCCGCCCGCCGTCACGCGCGCCATCGCCGCGCTGGAAGAGCGCCTGCGCCTGAAGCTGCTGGACCGCAGCACGCGCCATGTGCGCGTCACCGAAGCGGGCCAGCGCTATCTGGACGATGCGCGCCGCATCATCGCCGAGGTGGACGAGGCCGACGAAGCGGCCGCCGGCATCAACGCCGCGCCGCGCGGCCACCTGAGCGTGACCGCGCCCGTGCTGTTCGGCCGCATGTATGTGATGCCCGGCATCGTCGAGTATTTGCAGCGCTATCCGGATACCGAAGTGTCGACCGTGTTCGTCGACCGCGTCACCAATCTGCTGGAAGAGGGCCTGGATGTGGGCGTGCGCATCGGCGAGCTGCCCGACTCCAGCCTGCGCGCCATTCCGGTCGGCCATGTGCGGCGCGTGATCTGCGCCGCGCCCGCCTATCTGGCGCAGCATGGCCTGCCGCGCACGCCGGAAGAGCTGGCGTGGCACACCATTATTTCCTCCACCGGCTCCAGCGCCGCGCCGGAATGGCGCTTCGTGCGCGATGGGACGGTGCAGTCGCTGCGCATGAAAAGCCGGCTGACGGTCAACAGCAACGATGCGGCCATCGAAGCGGCGCGCCTGGGATTGGGCATTGTCCGCTTGCTGTCGTATCAGGCGGCGCCGTCGTTTGAGCGGGGAGAGCTGCAGTGCCTGCTGAGGGAGTTCGAAACGCCGGCGCTGCCCATCAATATCGTCCACCGCGACAGCCGCCATGGTTCGGCGCGCATCCGCGCCTTCATCGACGTGATGGTGGCCCGGCTGCGCGCCGAGCCTTCATTGCGCTGCTCGGATCAGAATTAGACGACTTTCAGCTCGTCCAGCGGCCAGCGCGGACGCACATTGAAGGCGTAGTCGCGCTGCGCCGCGTCCGGATTGATCTGCAGGCGCATGGCGCCGGCAAAGGCGATCATCGCGCCATTGTCAGTGCAGAATTCCAGTTCCGGATAATAGACCTTGAAGCGCTTCTTGGCCGCCGCCGCATTGAGCGAAGCGCGCAGCTGCTTGTTGGCGCCGACGCCGCCGGCGATCACCAGGCGCTTGAGGCCCGTCTGCTTGAGCGCCGCCACGCATTTGGCCGTCAGCACGTCGACGATGGCGTCGACGAAGCCGCGCGCGATATTCGCCTTGTCCTGCTCGCAGATATTCGCCAGGCCCCGGTTCTTGGCCACGGTCAGCACCGCCGTTTTCAGGCCGGAGAAGCTGAACATCAGATCCTTGGAGTGCAACATCGGGCGCGGCAGCTTGTGCGCCTCGGGATCGCCGAATTCGGCCAGGCGCGAAATCGCCGGCCCGCCCGGATAGCCAAGGCCCAGCAGCTTGGCCGACTTGTCGAAGGCTTCGCCGGCAGCATCGTCCAGCGTCTCGCCCAGCAGCTCGTACTGGCCGACGCCATCCACGCGCATCAGCTGCGTATGGCCGCCCGAGACCAGCAGGGCGACGAAGGGGAACTCCGGCGGCTCGGACGCCAGCAGCGGCGACAGCAGATGGCCTTCCAGGTGGTGGATGCCCAGCACCGGCTTGTCCAGCGCCAGGCCCAGGCTGCAGGCGACCGAGGAACCCACCAGCAGCGCCCCGGCCAGGCCCGGACCTTGGGTATAGGCGATGGCATCGATCTGCTGCGGCGTGATGGCCGCGCCTTGCAGCGCCTGTTCCAGCAGCGGGATCGCGCGGCGGATATGGTCACGCGAAGCCAGTTCCGGCACCACGCCGCCATATTCCTCGTGCATCGCCACTTGGGAATACAGGGCGTGCGACAGCAGGCCGCGCTGTGTGTCATACAGGGCCAGGCCGGTTTCGTCACAGGAGGATTCGACGCCGAGAACGATCATGGAAAGCTGCAAAAAGAAAAGGGGAATCCGCCATTGTAATATGAAAGCGGATTCCCCTCAGCAGCCGCAGCCCGCGCCGGGCGGGCTGGCCGGCAGCGGCTTACGGACGGTTGCGCAGCTCGGCGGCGGCGTTGCGCAGCATGGCGGCGGTGGTGTCCCAGTCGATGCAGCCGTCGGTCACGGACTGGCCGTAGGTCAGGGTCGACAGATCGGCCGGGATCTTCTGGTTGCCCGCCACGATATTCGATTCGATCATCACGCCCACCAGCGACTGGTTGCCGTGCATGATCTGGTTGACCACATCGGTCATCACCAGCGGCTGCAGCTCCGGCTTCTTGTAGCTGTTGGCGTGCGAGCAGTCCACCACGATATTGGCGGGCAGCTTGGCCTTGGCCAGCGCCTGTTCGGCGATCGCCACCGACACCGAATCGTAGTTCGGACGGCCATCGCCGCCGCGCAGCACCACGTGGCCGTGCGGATTGCCGCGCGTGCGCACGATCGACACCGTGCCCTGGCTGTTAATGCCAAGGAAGGCGTGCGGATTGGCCGCCGACAGGATGGCGTTGATGGCGATGCCGATGTCGCCATCGGTGCCATTCTTGAAGCCGACCGGGGTCGACAAGCCCGAGGACATTTCACGGTGCGTCTGCGACTCCGTGGTACGGGCGCCGATCGCCGTCCAAGCGATCAGGTCACCCAGGTACTGCGGAGAGATAGGGTCGAGCGCCTCCGTCGCCGTGGGCAAGCCCAGTTCGCAGACATCGAGCAGGAATTGGCGGGCCTTCTCCATGCCCACATCGACGCGGAAGGAATCGTCCATGTCCGGATCGTTGATATAGCCCTTCCAGCCGGTGGTGGTGCGCGGCTTTTCGAAGTACACGCGCATCACCAGCAGCATCGTATCCTTGACTTCTTCCTGCAGCGCCTTCAGGCGGCGTGCATAGTCCAGGCCCGCGGCGGGGTCGTGGATCGAGCAGGGGCCGACCACGACGAACAGGCGCTGGTCCTGGCGGTCGAGGATTTTGCGCAGGTCTTCGCGTCCTTTCGTGACGGTGGCGGAAGCGGCTTCGCTCAGCGGCAGCTTGGCGTGCAGCGACTCCGGCGTCGGCATCGACGCGAAGGATGTAACGTTAATATTTTCAAGGTCTTGAATCATGATGTACTCAGCTACTACGGGTCTTTTTATCGTCAGGGATCATCTAGTGTAGCCGAAACGGCGGCTTTGTGCGGAGCAGCATTCTTCAAGCCCGGCGGCAAAGCGTGTAAGCTGTGGCCCATGACTACACAGCAACCCTTCCCGGCGGCCCGCTTCATCAAGGAGATCGGCCGCGGCAAAGACGGCGCCCGCGCCATGACGCGCGACGAGGCGCAGGAACTCTACGGCGCCATGCTGGACGGCCGCGTTTCCGACCTGGAGCTGGGCGGCATCCTGCTGGCCATGCGCATCAAGGGCGAAACGGTGGACGAGCTGGCGGGCTTCCTGGCGGCGGCCGAAGCCTCGTTCACGCCGCTGCGCGCGCCCGGTGGGCCGTATGCGCCGGCGCTCATCCCCAGCTATAACGGCGCGCGCAAGATGGCCAATCTGACCGCCTTGCTCGGCATGCTGCTGGCACGCGAAGGCGTGCCGGTGCTGTGCCACGGCGTCGCCCATGATGTGGGGCGGGTGGCGACGGCCGAAGTGTTCGCCGCCCTTGGCGTGCCTGCCGCGCGCGATGCGGCCGAGGCGGAAGCGGCGCTGGCTTCCGGCCACGTCAGTTTCATCACCATTGATACGCTGGCGCCGCGTCTGGCGTGGATGCTGTCGCTGCGGCGCATCCTTGGCGTGCGCAACTCGACCCATACCCTGGTCAAGATCCTGCAGCCCTTTGCCGGACCGGCGCTGCGGCTGGTGTCCTACACCCACCCCGAATACCTCGAAACGCTGGGCGCATTCTTCACCACCACGGCCGACCCGGCGCGCGGCGACGTCTTCCTGATGCGCGGCACCGAGGGCGAAACGGTCGCCAACGCCAACAAGGCCCAGCGCATCGACTGGATCCACGGCGCCGAGCGCACCGTGCTGGTCGAAAAGCAGACTCTTGTGGAAGCCCTGCCTGAGCTGCCCGAAGACAAAAGTGCCGAAGCCACCGCCGCCTGGATCGCCGCCGTGCTGCGTGGCGAGCTGCCCGTGCCCGACCCCATCGCCCAGCAAGTGGCCCACTGCCTCGCCATCTCGCGGCAGCTGCGCTCCCGCTGAGTCCGTGTCCGACTGGTGCCAGGCAGCAATCGGACACGGACTGGGCATTGCTGGATTTGGCGCAAGCGGTGGAGGATCGCGTAGAATCTCGCCTTTGGGCGTTCAGTTTGGCGGGAAATAATGGCGAAGCAGTTTGATGTGGCGGTGGTCGGCGCGGGCGCGGCCGGGATGATGTGTGCGGCGACGGCGGCGCAGCGCGGCAAGCGCGTGGTGCTGATCGACCATGCGGACAAATTGGCGGAGAAGATCC
This region includes:
- a CDS encoding ion transporter, whose amino-acid sequence is MNATDSRFSAPLFGKPADGWRARLYTIIFESDTRSGRAFDLLLIAAIALSVAAVVAGSVASIAAEWGAWLQAAEWVFTALFTLEYLARLACVQRPLAYARSFFGAIDLLAILPTYLSWFVPGAHVLLDVRILRLLRMFRVLKLTKYIEEYGMLASALVASRRKILIFLSVVMMIVLLLGTVMYVVEGAESGFTSIPTAVYWAISAMTTVGFGDLVPKTDLGRAIASVMMLLGWSILAVPTGIISSEISYQRAGQLRWRRACAACGAGGHEDGARFCKNCGKALPAHADTAAGKGG
- a CDS encoding metal-dependent hydrolase; this encodes MDNITHSLVGLGVGELLQRSLPAEASEARQRTRHRLLLTACAAASNFPDLDLFLTKLMAPPLGYLLQHRGHTHTLLFLLPQALLLLAVLWLLWPNARALLRESRVARFGLLGAMTAGFLLHLGMDFMNSYGVHPFYPFNADWYFGDMIFIVEPVFWVAFGVPLALAIPWRPVRWLMVAVLAVALLYFTLHGYLGWASYAGLLLLGGAIAALRLLHLRSRRALALALVLCLGFIGVQKSASSLARERVAAALHKQDGAAQLLDVALTAFPAQPLCWSFAAIERNEARDSYRVRRGMLSLAPAWLPPAQCPASMLDPAPPRTVQAGVLLHSEWNGSLSLLRRLRESDCQLDAWLRFARIPAVDSGHASDLRFTSTPRGNFTTMDVASGAPRACPAHIPRWGQPRSDLLTRP
- a CDS encoding LysR substrate-binding domain-containing protein; translation: MDRLHLMTVFVAVAEEESFAGGARRLGMSPPAVTRAIAALEERLRLKLLDRSTRHVRVTEAGQRYLDDARRIIAEVDEADEAAAGINAAPRGHLSVTAPVLFGRMYVMPGIVEYLQRYPDTEVSTVFVDRVTNLLEEGLDVGVRIGELPDSSLRAIPVGHVRRVICAAPAYLAQHGLPRTPEELAWHTIISSTGSSAAPEWRFVRDGTVQSLRMKSRLTVNSNDAAIEAARLGLGIVRLLSYQAAPSFERGELQCLLREFETPALPINIVHRDSRHGSARIRAFIDVMVARLRAEPSLRCSDQN
- the ybiB gene encoding DNA-binding protein YbiB, whose translation is MTTQQPFPAARFIKEIGRGKDGARAMTRDEAQELYGAMLDGRVSDLELGGILLAMRIKGETVDELAGFLAAAEASFTPLRAPGGPYAPALIPSYNGARKMANLTALLGMLLAREGVPVLCHGVAHDVGRVATAEVFAALGVPAARDAAEAEAALASGHVSFITIDTLAPRLAWMLSLRRILGVRNSTHTLVKILQPFAGPALRLVSYTHPEYLETLGAFFTTTADPARGDVFLMRGTEGETVANANKAQRIDWIHGAERTVLVEKQTLVEALPELPEDKSAEATAAWIAAVLRGELPVPDPIAQQVAHCLAISRQLRSR
- a CDS encoding 3-deoxy-7-phosphoheptulonate synthase — protein: MIQDLENINVTSFASMPTPESLHAKLPLSEAASATVTKGREDLRKILDRQDQRLFVVVGPCSIHDPAAGLDYARRLKALQEEVKDTMLLVMRVYFEKPRTTTGWKGYINDPDMDDSFRVDVGMEKARQFLLDVCELGLPTATEALDPISPQYLGDLIAWTAIGARTTESQTHREMSSGLSTPVGFKNGTDGDIGIAINAILSAANPHAFLGINSQGTVSIVRTRGNPHGHVVLRGGDGRPNYDSVSVAIAEQALAKAKLPANIVVDCSHANSYKKPELQPLVMTDVVNQIMHGNQSLVGVMIESNIVAGNQKIPADLSTLTYGQSVTDGCIDWDTTAAMLRNAAAELRNRP
- the tsaD gene encoding tRNA (adenosine(37)-N6)-threonylcarbamoyltransferase complex transferase subunit TsaD, encoding MIVLGVESSCDETGLALYDTQRGLLSHALYSQVAMHEEYGGVVPELASRDHIRRAIPLLEQALQGAAITPQQIDAIAYTQGPGLAGALLVGSSVACSLGLALDKPVLGIHHLEGHLLSPLLASEPPEFPFVALLVSGGHTQLMRVDGVGQYELLGETLDDAAGEAFDKSAKLLGLGYPGGPAISRLAEFGDPEAHKLPRPMLHSKDLMFSFSGLKTAVLTVAKNRGLANICEQDKANIARGFVDAIVDVLTAKCVAALKQTGLKRLVIAGGVGANKQLRASLNAAAAKKRFKVYYPELEFCTDNGAMIAFAGAMRLQINPDAAQRDYAFNVRPRWPLDELKVV